DNA sequence from the Arcobacter sp. F155 genome:
CTATTTAGATAATGCTGCTACAACACAAAAACCAAAAGAAGTTATAAGCTCACAAGTTGAGTATTATGAAAAATATTGTGCAAATACGCATAGAAGCTCTTTTGGTGATGCAAATAAAGCAACTTTAAACTATGAAAATGCAAGAAAAACTTTACAAGAGTTTATCAATGCTAAAAGTAAAGAGCAAATAATATTTACAAAAGGTGTAACAGAGTCAATTAACTTTATTGCATCTTCATATGCTAAAAAGTTTAAAACAGTAATCATCTCTTCACTTGAACACCACTCAAATATCGTTCCATGGCATATGCAAGGAAGAACACTTGGGGATGGACTAGAAGTAGTTTCTTGTAATGAAAACTTAGATTTTGATTTTGTAGATTTTGAAAATATATTAAAAGCTAACCCAAACTCATTTGTAAGTGTTACTCATATTTCAAATGCCTTTGGAAAAATACATGATATAAAAGCAATTATAAAACTAGCACATAAATATAATAGTGTGGTTATGATTGATGGAGCCCAAAGTTTAGCCCATATGAGCGTTGATATGCAAGAGCTTGATGTGGACTTTTTTGCTATTTCAGCACACAAAACATTTGGACCAACTGGGGTTGGAGCTATTTACATAAAAGAAAAATATTTAAAAGAAGTAGAACCATATCAAACAGGTGGAGCAACTATAGACCAAGTTGATTTTTCAAGTTCAACTATGCTTGATGCCCCTTATAAGTTTGAAGCTGGAACGCAAAATATAGCTGGTGTAATTGGTTTTGCTAAAGCTTTAGATTATATAAGTGAAGTTGGTTATGATGTAATTATGAAACAAGAGCATGAAGTTTATGAGTATTTGACTGAACAGTTAAGCAAACTGCCAAATATAATCTTCTATAATAATTTAGAAGACTCAATTGGAAGTAAAAGTTTTAACTTTAAAAATATCATGCACGATGATATTGGTATTTTACTTGACAAAATGAAAATCGCTTTAAGAGTGGGTCACCACTGCGCTCAACCAATTATGAAACAACTAAATATCAAAGGTACTATAAGAGTTTCTATTGCCTTTTATAATACAAAAGAAGATGTTGATAAACTTATAACTGCTTTGAAAAAAGCTCTTGATATGCTAAGTTAAGGAGTGATATGAATACTATTGAAAAAAGAGTTCAAGATATAAAAGAGGATTTAGACTTTTTTGATGATGAACTACAAAAATATGAATATATTATTGATTTAGGAAAAAAACTTCCTGAACTTGAAGAGAAACATAAAGTTCCTGAAAATATTGTACATGGTTGTACTTCGCAAGTATGGCTTATCGTAGAAAAAAAAGACGACAAACTTTATTTCAAAGGAACTTCAGACGCAGTTATTGTAAAAGGTTTAGTTTATATTATTCTAAATATATTCTCTGATTCTTCTATTGAAGAGTTAAGAGAAGTGGA
Encoded proteins:
- a CDS encoding aminotransferase class V-fold PLP-dependent enzyme, which gives rise to MFKKDFPYFSNSDIVYLDNAATTQKPKEVISSQVEYYEKYCANTHRSSFGDANKATLNYENARKTLQEFINAKSKEQIIFTKGVTESINFIASSYAKKFKTVIISSLEHHSNIVPWHMQGRTLGDGLEVVSCNENLDFDFVDFENILKANPNSFVSVTHISNAFGKIHDIKAIIKLAHKYNSVVMIDGAQSLAHMSVDMQELDVDFFAISAHKTFGPTGVGAIYIKEKYLKEVEPYQTGGATIDQVDFSSSTMLDAPYKFEAGTQNIAGVIGFAKALDYISEVGYDVIMKQEHEVYEYLTEQLSKLPNIIFYNNLEDSIGSKSFNFKNIMHDDIGILLDKMKIALRVGHHCAQPIMKQLNIKGTIRVSIAFYNTKEDVDKLITALKKALDMLS
- a CDS encoding SufE family protein; its protein translation is MNTIEKRVQDIKEDLDFFDDELQKYEYIIDLGKKLPELEEKHKVPENIVHGCTSQVWLIVEKKDDKLYFKGTSDAVIVKGLVYIILNIFSDSSIEELREVDMDIVYELGLSEVITPNRQSGVIGMIKKIKEYALSIN